Proteins from one Actinobacillus delphinicola genomic window:
- a CDS encoding ribonuclease T2 family protein has protein sequence MKTFKLATTALFALSSVVAFANVDYDAHMATDPFGQNSTAPVDYYMLTLSYSPSFCEHVREKYGEIPENQQYQCGPNSHFKWVVHGLWPQNAHAEQIKDQPRFCQGDLPPLPESVLEPYLQYSPGKALLQGEWEKHGACAFRTPQDYFNMEKVLYKQLVLPNDKPNKRRLIAFLKEHNPQLRDVFIKVNHSEISICYDKKWNPMSCENRQYR, from the coding sequence ATGAAAACCTTTAAACTTGCTACTACTGCACTTTTTGCACTTTCTAGTGTAGTTGCGTTTGCGAATGTTGATTACGATGCACATATGGCAACGGATCCATTTGGACAAAATAGCACAGCACCCGTAGATTATTACATGCTTACGCTTTCTTATTCACCAAGTTTTTGTGAGCATGTGCGTGAAAAGTATGGTGAAATTCCAGAAAATCAACAATATCAATGTGGTCCAAATAGCCACTTCAAATGGGTTGTTCATGGATTATGGCCACAAAATGCTCATGCAGAACAAATCAAAGATCAACCACGTTTCTGTCAGGGAGATTTACCACCTCTTCCTGAATCGGTACTAGAACCGTATTTACAATATTCACCAGGTAAAGCACTTTTACAAGGTGAATGGGAAAAACACGGTGCATGTGCATTCCGTACGCCACAAGATTATTTCAATATGGAAAAAGTCTTGTATAAACAACTTGTTCTACCAAATGATAAACCAAATAAACGTCGTCTTATTGCTTTCTTAAAAGAGCATAATCCGCAATTACGTGATGTGTTTATCAAAGTTAATCATAGCGAAATCAGTATTTGTTATGATAAAAAATGGAACCCGATGAGTTGTGAAAACCGTCAATATCGTTAA
- the punR gene encoding DNA-binding transcriptional activator PunR, translating into MFSYTELQVIDVVARCESFSAAAEELHKVPSAISYTIRSIEERLAVQLFIRLHRKVELTPAGKFFVEESRKVLKQMESIKLRTQQVANGWCENVTVALDNIVREQQVNQLVRDFYRTFSDVELHLTMEVFNGVWDALADGRADIAIGATTAIPVGGNFAHRDMGTLVWKFVVAPHHPLATVQHPLTVPELAQYPAVCLEDTARTLPKRLTWLMDNQRRIVVPNWHSALQCLRGGLGISIVPSHMAIPLLEKGELIEKELAVKPPVSPCCLAWNKSKMSPAVVWILNYLGDSEKLHQDWIR; encoded by the coding sequence ATGTTTTCTTATACTGAACTCCAAGTTATTGATGTTGTCGCTCGTTGTGAAAGTTTTTCAGCCGCAGCAGAAGAATTACATAAAGTACCGAGTGCGATTAGTTATACTATTCGCTCCATTGAAGAGCGTCTTGCTGTACAACTTTTTATTCGCTTACATCGCAAAGTTGAATTAACGCCAGCGGGGAAATTTTTCGTTGAGGAAAGCCGAAAAGTGCTGAAGCAAATGGAAAGTATTAAGCTCCGCACTCAGCAAGTCGCAAACGGTTGGTGTGAAAACGTTACTGTTGCATTAGATAACATTGTGCGTGAACAACAAGTTAATCAATTAGTACGTGATTTTTACCGCACGTTCTCGGATGTTGAATTACATCTCACCATGGAAGTTTTTAATGGGGTATGGGATGCGTTAGCCGATGGGCGAGCCGATATCGCCATTGGTGCAACCACGGCAATTCCTGTTGGAGGCAATTTTGCCCATCGAGATATGGGAACGTTAGTATGGAAATTCGTAGTCGCCCCTCACCATCCTTTAGCCACTGTTCAACATCCACTCACCGTGCCAGAATTGGCACAATATCCTGCGGTATGTTTGGAAGATACGGCAAGAACTTTACCCAAACGATTAACTTGGCTTATGGATAATCAACGCCGTATTGTCGTGCCTAATTGGCATAGCGCACTGCAATGTTTACGTGGTGGCTTAGGAATTTCGATCGTCCCTAGTCATATGGCAATCCCCCTTTTAGAAAAAGGCGAATTGATTGAAAAAGAATTGGCCGTAAAACCGCCCGTTAGCCCATGTTGTCTGGCATGGAATAAATCAAAAATGAGTCCAGCGGTAGTGTGGATTTTAAATTATCTTGGTGATAGCGAAAAGCTACACCAAGATTGGATTCGTTAA
- the punC gene encoding purine nucleoside transporter PunC, translated as MKGTPTKFTLFWFACLSMLGFLSTDMYLPAFETLRTAFGTTESSIGLTLSVFLLGMAIGQLVYGPLSDRIGRIKVLVGGMTLFGLATLLCAFSQDIQVFLGARFLQALGACSATVIWQAIVVDRYEGQTAGRIFATIMPLVALSPALAPLVGAGLEHHFGWRSIFLVLVAFGIFIALMTLREPESAPLDREQEKLSVQLKRDYAAILTSKKFFGNMIIFAACSAAFFAYLTGSPFIMAAMGYTGGDIGLSYVPQTIAFIVGGFGCRSLLAHYEGKRILPWLLGLFFLSVLVMFIIPFVMPVNNIWPILIPFCFLAVANGAIYPIVINLALSDFKECSATAAGLLNFLQTLICFIASGLVSAFAMYGLWTVTVAMFVCGFITLFGFALFRQSQYEATAVAEA; from the coding sequence ATGAAAGGAACCCCGACAAAATTTACCTTATTTTGGTTCGCATGTTTAAGTATGTTGGGCTTTTTATCGACAGATATGTACTTGCCAGCATTTGAAACACTTCGTACTGCCTTTGGTACAACCGAATCTTCTATTGGTTTAACGTTGAGTGTTTTTCTACTCGGTATGGCGATTGGGCAATTAGTCTATGGTCCATTATCTGACCGCATTGGGCGTATTAAAGTCCTTGTTGGTGGTATGACACTTTTTGGCTTAGCAACCTTACTTTGTGCCTTTTCGCAAGATATTCAAGTTTTTCTTGGTGCCCGTTTCTTGCAAGCACTGGGGGCGTGTTCTGCGACAGTGATTTGGCAGGCAATTGTTGTTGATCGTTATGAAGGACAAACTGCGGGACGTATTTTTGCAACCATTATGCCGCTTGTCGCACTTTCTCCAGCACTTGCACCGTTAGTTGGGGCAGGATTAGAACATCATTTTGGTTGGCGTAGTATTTTCCTCGTTTTAGTTGCATTTGGTATTTTTATTGCATTGATGACATTACGTGAGCCAGAAAGTGCGCCACTTGATCGTGAACAAGAAAAATTAAGTGTGCAACTTAAACGCGATTATGCAGCAATTTTGACTTCAAAAAAATTCTTCGGAAATATGATTATCTTTGCAGCGTGTTCTGCTGCGTTTTTTGCATATTTAACAGGCTCTCCATTTATTATGGCAGCAATGGGCTATACAGGTGGTGATATTGGTTTAAGTTATGTTCCTCAAACGATTGCATTTATCGTGGGGGGCTTTGGATGCCGTAGTTTATTAGCGCATTACGAAGGAAAACGTATTTTACCGTGGTTACTTGGGCTTTTCTTCTTAAGCGTTTTGGTCATGTTCATTATTCCATTTGTGATGCCTGTTAATAATATTTGGCCTATTTTAATTCCATTCTGTTTTTTAGCGGTGGCAAATGGAGCGATTTATCCGATTGTAATTAATCTCGCATTGAGCGATTTTAAAGAGTGTAGTGCTACGGCAGCAGGCTTATTAAACTTTTTACAAACATTGATTTGTTTTATTGCAAGTGGCTTAGTGTCTGCTTTTGCAATGTATGGACTCTGGACGGTAACGGTAGCAATGTTCGTTTGTGGTTTTATCACTTTATTCGGCTTTGCACTTTTCCGCCAATCTCAATATGAGGCGACAGCAGTAGCTGAAGCTTAA
- the tal gene encoding transaldolase gives MTTQLDALREMTVVVADTGDIDAMKTYRPEDATTNPSLILSASALPQYAPLIDEAIAYAKQQSNDPAQQLVDAEDKLAVNIGLEILKIVPGRVSTEVDARFSYDTEKTIAKARKLMALYNAAGIANDRILIKIASTWQGIRAAEILEKEGINCNLTLLFSQAQARACAEAGVYLISPFVGRILDWYKANSDKKEYAPEEDPGVISVTRIYNYYKQHGYKTIVMGASFRNIGEIQALAGCDRLTIAPALLKALQEDTNPLPRKLDFQGAVEAKPARMTEAEFYWEHNSDPMAVEKLAEGIRKFAIDQEKLEAMLKAKF, from the coding sequence ATGACAACACAATTAGACGCATTACGCGAAATGACTGTAGTCGTTGCTGATACGGGCGATATTGATGCAATGAAAACTTATCGTCCAGAAGATGCGACAACTAACCCATCTTTAATTTTAAGTGCTTCTGCGCTCCCTCAATATGCACCACTTATTGACGAAGCGATTGCTTATGCAAAACAACAAAGCAATGACCCTGCACAACAACTTGTTGATGCGGAAGATAAATTAGCGGTAAACATCGGTTTAGAAATTCTTAAAATCGTTCCGGGACGCGTTTCTACAGAAGTGGATGCACGTTTTTCTTACGATACTGAAAAAACTATTGCAAAAGCACGTAAACTTATGGCGCTTTACAATGCGGCAGGTATCGCAAATGATCGTATCCTGATTAAAATCGCATCAACATGGCAAGGTATCCGTGCAGCTGAAATTCTTGAAAAAGAAGGCATCAACTGTAACTTAACCCTACTCTTCTCTCAAGCTCAAGCTCGTGCGTGTGCAGAAGCAGGCGTTTACCTTATCTCACCATTCGTAGGTCGTATCCTCGACTGGTACAAAGCAAATAGTGATAAAAAAGAATATGCACCAGAAGAAGATCCAGGTGTTATCTCTGTTACCCGTATTTACAACTACTACAAACAACACGGTTACAAAACTATCGTAATGGGTGCAAGTTTCCGTAATATCGGAGAAATTCAAGCATTAGCAGGTTGTGATCGCTTAACTATCGCACCAGCTTTATTAAAAGCACTTCAAGAAGATACTAACCCACTTCCACGTAAACTTGACTTCCAAGGCGCAGTTGAAGCAAAACCTGCTCGTATGACTGAAGCTGAATTCTACTGGGAACACAACAGTGACCCAATGGCAGTTGAAAAATTAGCGGAAGGTATCCGTAAATTTGCGATTGACCAAGAAAAACTAGAAGCAATGCTTAAAGCAAAATTCTAA
- a CDS encoding MarR family transcriptional regulator, producing the protein MKYTFNDQEKLIRRTAGNKASLMPVEDLILVRLMTNFTALYKEHRTKLLQQFELNETQFLALTLIYYQQNRSIQPSILSEMLGSSRTNITRVSDDLEKKGWIERQLMKSDRRAYLLNLTDKGINVLEEFLPHQWKLISDIFSIITPEEREFLQVILRKLTNHIEQI; encoded by the coding sequence ATGAAATATACTTTTAATGATCAAGAAAAACTTATCCGTAGGACTGCGGGCAATAAAGCGTCATTAATGCCAGTTGAAGACTTAATTTTAGTTCGCTTAATGACAAACTTTACTGCGCTTTATAAAGAGCACAGAACTAAATTATTACAACAATTTGAGCTTAATGAAACACAATTTTTGGCATTGACCTTAATTTATTACCAACAAAATCGTTCTATTCAACCGTCGATATTGAGTGAAATGTTAGGATCCTCACGTACTAATATTACACGGGTATCCGATGATCTTGAGAAAAAAGGCTGGATTGAACGCCAATTGATGAAAAGTGATCGTCGAGCATATTTACTTAATCTTACAGATAAAGGGATTAATGTGCTAGAAGAGTTTTTACCACATCAATGGAAATTAATTAGTGATATTTTTTCAATTATTACGCCAGAAGAAAGAGAATTCTTACAGGTGATTTTACGTAAGTTAACGAATCATATTGAGCAAATATAG
- a CDS encoding HlyD family secretion protein: MIETTTTKKKARKKSMTIFGLVILLVVVLSFLYWLFFIRGSEETDDAYVHGNQVAISSQVAGSVMQINVQNTEYVHQGDVLVVLNPKDRELAFAHAKDELAQVVRKERNLMYSVKELEAAVVQKQIAVKQTKSDYMRQVNLAKTNSTSNIMLTHSKDAYDAAVASLKLTQNQLAANKALLLDTPLRQQPAVKIAITGVKDAWLNLKRTKVLSPVDGYVAKRNVQVGETIAAGTPLMAIVPANQMWVEANFKETQMKDMRIGQKARVTFDLYGDDVKFDGTVKGIEMGTGSAFSLLPAQNATGNWIKIVQRVPVRIALPADQIKKYPLRIGLSSLVRVDVSDTAGETLRAAQPIKAVYKTDVLTYNESELDNVIEQIIKANIGD; the protein is encoded by the coding sequence ATGATTGAAACGACAACAACGAAGAAGAAAGCACGTAAAAAATCAATGACTATTTTTGGTTTGGTTATTTTACTTGTTGTGGTTTTATCTTTTTTGTATTGGTTATTCTTTATTCGTGGCTCTGAAGAAACGGATGATGCTTATGTGCATGGGAATCAAGTTGCCATATCTTCGCAAGTAGCGGGATCGGTAATGCAAATTAATGTGCAAAATACGGAATATGTTCATCAAGGCGATGTATTAGTTGTGCTAAATCCGAAAGATCGTGAATTAGCCTTTGCGCATGCAAAAGATGAGTTAGCCCAAGTGGTGCGTAAAGAACGTAATCTGATGTATAGCGTAAAAGAACTTGAAGCAGCCGTGGTACAAAAACAGATTGCCGTAAAACAAACGAAATCTGATTACATGCGCCAAGTAAACTTAGCAAAAACTAATTCAACGTCTAATATTATGTTGACGCACAGTAAGGATGCGTATGATGCAGCGGTTGCGAGTTTAAAATTAACGCAAAATCAATTAGCTGCAAATAAAGCATTATTACTTGATACGCCATTACGTCAACAACCCGCCGTGAAAATTGCTATTACTGGTGTAAAAGATGCATGGTTAAACTTAAAACGTACTAAAGTGTTAAGCCCAGTAGATGGTTATGTTGCAAAACGTAATGTCCAAGTTGGTGAAACGATTGCTGCTGGTACACCATTAATGGCGATTGTTCCTGCAAATCAAATGTGGGTTGAAGCAAATTTTAAAGAAACGCAAATGAAAGACATGCGTATCGGACAGAAAGCACGTGTAACCTTTGACCTTTATGGTGATGATGTGAAATTTGATGGTACTGTGAAAGGGATTGAAATGGGAACAGGTAGTGCGTTCTCATTATTACCAGCACAAAATGCAACGGGTAACTGGATTAAAATTGTACAGAGGGTGCCTGTCCGTATTGCGTTACCAGCGGATCAAATTAAAAAATATCCATTACGTATTGGCTTATCTTCATTAGTACGTGTCGATGTAAGTGATACTGCTGGAGAAACACTACGTGCAGCACAACCAATTAAAGCTGTATATAAAACTGATGTGCTTACTTACAATGAAAGTGAACTTGATAACGTAATTGAGCAAATTATTAAAGCGAATATTGGGGATTAA
- a CDS encoding DHA2 family efflux MFS transporter permease subunit — MQVEVKNYPPVTGITLAFMTISLALATFMQVLDSSIANVAIPTISGDLGASSSQGTWIITSFGVANAISIPITGWLAKRFGEVKLFLASTALFTFFSWCCGMSSNLEVLIFFRVMQGTVSGPLIPLSQSLLLNNYPPKQRPLALAFWAMTVVIAPVVGPILGGWISDNAAWGWIFFINVPVGIFVVLVSGKILLHRETSTVREPVDLVGLILLVFGVGALQLMLDKGREYDWFSSTEIVILAIIAVVGLIWLVIWELTDDNPIVDVSLFKSRNFSIGCLCTSLSYLFYIGSIVLIPILLQSVYGYTATWAGLATAPVGILPLIVMPIIGKYSSKFDMRALVTFSFLVYATSFMWRAYVFEPEMGFFDVAFPQFIQGLAVACFFMPLTDITLSEVPENKMASATSLFNFSRTLAGSIGTSLVMNMWYNRESLHHERLVESITPYTQNSVEFYHKMEAMGMSQQQTSGFIAQTITQQGFIISSNEIFWLSALAFLSMIIVIWFSKPNKDSAIN, encoded by the coding sequence ATGCAGGTCGAAGTAAAAAATTATCCACCTGTTACTGGAATAACACTGGCATTTATGACGATCTCTTTAGCACTTGCAACCTTTATGCAGGTGCTAGATTCGAGTATTGCCAATGTAGCGATTCCTACAATTTCAGGTGACTTGGGTGCTTCAAGTTCTCAAGGGACTTGGATAATTACCTCGTTTGGTGTGGCCAATGCGATTTCTATTCCGATTACAGGTTGGCTAGCGAAGCGGTTTGGTGAGGTAAAATTATTCCTTGCTTCAACAGCCTTATTCACCTTCTTTTCATGGTGTTGTGGGATGTCTTCAAATCTTGAAGTACTAATCTTCTTCCGTGTGATGCAAGGAACGGTATCAGGTCCACTTATCCCATTATCACAAAGTTTATTATTAAATAACTATCCGCCGAAACAACGGCCATTAGCTTTAGCATTTTGGGCGATGACCGTGGTTATAGCGCCCGTTGTGGGTCCAATTCTTGGGGGTTGGATCAGTGATAATGCTGCTTGGGGATGGATTTTCTTTATTAATGTACCTGTTGGGATTTTTGTTGTATTAGTTTCAGGTAAGATTCTACTTCATCGAGAAACATCAACAGTACGTGAACCAGTCGATCTTGTTGGGTTAATCCTACTAGTTTTCGGGGTCGGAGCATTACAATTGATGCTTGATAAAGGACGTGAATATGATTGGTTTAGTTCAACAGAAATCGTGATTTTAGCGATTATTGCGGTGGTGGGATTAATTTGGCTAGTTATCTGGGAATTAACGGATGATAACCCGATTGTCGATGTATCTTTGTTTAAATCACGTAATTTCTCGATTGGCTGTTTGTGTACATCATTATCCTATCTATTCTATATCGGTTCTATTGTACTTATCCCAATTTTATTACAATCCGTGTATGGCTATACGGCAACCTGGGCGGGGCTAGCAACGGCACCAGTAGGGATTTTACCATTAATCGTCATGCCGATTATTGGTAAATATAGTAGTAAATTCGATATGCGGGCATTGGTTACTTTTAGTTTCTTGGTTTATGCAACGTCGTTTATGTGGCGTGCCTATGTTTTTGAACCAGAAATGGGATTCTTTGATGTGGCATTTCCGCAATTTATTCAAGGGCTTGCCGTTGCGTGTTTCTTCATGCCGCTTACTGATATTACACTTTCTGAAGTACCAGAAAATAAAATGGCATCCGCAACAAGTTTGTTCAACTTCTCCCGAACTTTGGCGGGGTCTATCGGAACATCATTAGTGATGAATATGTGGTACAACCGTGAATCATTACATCATGAACGCTTAGTTGAATCTATTACGCCTTACACACAAAACTCTGTAGAGTTTTATCATAAGATGGAAGCGATGGGGATGAGTCAACAACAAACCTCAGGTTTTATTGCACAAACGATTACACAACAAGGGTTCATTATTTCAAGTAATGAAATTTTTTGGCTATCCGCATTGGCATTTTTAAGTATGATCATTGTTATTTGGTTCTCTAAACCTAATAAAGATAGTGCAATAAATTAA
- the fbaA gene encoding class II fructose-bisphosphate aldolase, with the protein MTTRLLDIVKPGVLTGDDVSKVFAYAKEHGFAIPAVNCVGSDSVNAVLETAARVNSPVIIQFSNGGASFFAGKGLKETQSGVRQDVLGAIVGAKQVHTLAKEYGIPVILHTDHAAKKLLPWIDGLLDAGEKHFAETGKPLFSSHMLDLSEEPMAENMAICRKYLERMSRMGMTLEIEIGITGGEEDGVDNSDVDETKLYTQPQDVLYVYDQLSPISPRFTIAAAFGNVHGVYKPGNVKLKPSILGKSQEYVSKERNLPPKSLNFVFHGGSGSTTEEIREAISYGAIKMNIDTDTQWAAWQGVLDFYKANEAYLQGQLGNPTGPDAPNKKYYDPRVWLRKSEESMSKRLEKSFHDLNCIDVL; encoded by the coding sequence ATGACAACTAGATTACTTGATATCGTAAAACCAGGCGTATTAACAGGCGATGATGTAAGTAAAGTTTTTGCTTATGCAAAAGAACATGGCTTTGCCATTCCTGCTGTAAACTGTGTAGGTTCTGACAGTGTAAATGCCGTTCTTGAAACTGCAGCACGTGTAAATTCACCAGTAATTATTCAATTCTCTAATGGCGGTGCAAGTTTCTTTGCTGGTAAAGGCTTAAAAGAAACCCAAAGCGGTGTTCGCCAAGATGTATTAGGTGCGATTGTTGGTGCAAAACAAGTTCATACTCTTGCAAAAGAATATGGCATTCCTGTTATTCTTCATACTGACCATGCAGCTAAAAAATTACTACCTTGGATCGATGGCTTACTTGATGCGGGCGAAAAACACTTTGCAGAAACAGGTAAACCACTCTTCTCTTCTCATATGTTAGATTTATCAGAAGAACCAATGGCTGAAAATATGGCGATTTGCCGTAAATACTTAGAACGTATGTCACGCATGGGCATGACTCTTGAAATCGAAATCGGTATCACTGGTGGGGAAGAAGATGGCGTTGATAACAGTGATGTAGATGAAACTAAACTTTATACTCAACCACAAGATGTACTTTATGTTTACGATCAATTAAGCCCAATCAGCCCACGTTTCACCATTGCTGCAGCATTTGGTAACGTGCATGGTGTTTACAAACCAGGTAACGTAAAACTTAAACCATCTATTCTTGGTAAATCACAAGAATACGTTTCTAAAGAACGTAATCTTCCACCAAAATCATTAAACTTCGTATTCCACGGCGGTAGTGGCTCAACTACTGAAGAAATCCGTGAAGCAATTAGCTATGGTGCTATCAAAATGAATATCGATACTGATACTCAATGGGCAGCATGGCAAGGTGTATTAGATTTCTATAAAGCAAATGAAGCTTATCTTCAAGGTCAATTAGGTAACCCAACTGGTCCTGATGCACCAAATAAAAAATACTACGATCCACGTGTATGGTTACGTAAATCAGAAGAATCTATGTCTAAACGCCTAGAAAAATCTTTCCATGATTTAAACTGTATCGACGTACTATAA
- a CDS encoding phosphoglycerate kinase encodes MSVIKMKDLDLRGKTLFIRADLNVPIKDGEITSDARIVATIPTLKYALEQGAKVMVTSHLGRPTEGEFNPEFSLQIVVDYLNKHLEGVPVRLVRDYLNGVDVREGEIVVLENVRMNKGEKKNDPELAKKYAALCDIFVMDAFGTAHRAQASTYGVAEFAPIACAGPLLAAELNALGKALKEPQRPMLAIVGGSKVSTKLEVLNSLSKIADKIIVGGGISNTFVAAAGYNVGLSLYEKDLIPVAKELSATTDIPLAIDVRVGKEFSETAPATVKPVDAVLDDDEIMDIGDKTADQLAEIIKGAKTILWNGPVGVFEFPNFRIGTEKVARAIAEATANGAFSIAGGGDTLAAIDMFGIKDKISYISTGGGAFLEFVEGKVLPAVEILEKRAAEMQA; translated from the coding sequence ATGTCCGTTATCAAAATGAAAGATCTTGATTTACGCGGAAAAACTCTTTTTATCCGAGCTGACCTCAACGTGCCAATTAAAGATGGGGAAATCACTTCTGATGCTCGTATCGTAGCAACCATTCCGACTTTAAAATATGCCCTTGAACAAGGTGCTAAAGTAATGGTTACTTCTCACCTTGGTCGTCCTACTGAAGGCGAATTCAATCCCGAATTTTCATTACAAATTGTTGTAGACTATCTAAATAAACACTTAGAAGGTGTACCTGTTCGTTTAGTACGTGACTATTTAAACGGTGTTGATGTTCGTGAAGGCGAAATCGTAGTATTAGAAAACGTGCGTATGAACAAAGGTGAAAAGAAAAATGATCCTGAATTAGCGAAAAAATATGCTGCACTTTGCGACATTTTCGTTATGGACGCATTCGGTACAGCTCATCGTGCCCAAGCATCAACTTATGGTGTAGCAGAATTTGCACCTATCGCTTGTGCAGGTCCACTTCTTGCCGCTGAACTTAACGCATTAGGCAAAGCATTAAAAGAACCACAACGCCCAATGCTTGCAATCGTAGGCGGTTCAAAAGTTTCAACCAAACTTGAAGTATTAAACTCTCTTTCTAAAATTGCAGACAAAATTATTGTCGGCGGCGGTATTTCTAATACTTTCGTTGCAGCAGCTGGCTACAATGTAGGTCTTTCTCTGTATGAAAAAGATTTAATCCCTGTAGCGAAAGAACTTTCAGCAACAACCGATATTCCATTAGCAATTGATGTACGTGTGGGTAAAGAATTTTCTGAAACTGCTCCTGCAACTGTAAAACCCGTTGATGCTGTTCTTGATGATGATGAAATCATGGATATTGGTGATAAAACTGCCGATCAATTAGCAGAAATTATCAAAGGCGCAAAAACTATTCTTTGGAATGGTCCTGTTGGCGTATTTGAATTTCCTAACTTCCGTATTGGTACTGAAAAAGTGGCACGTGCTATCGCTGAAGCAACAGCAAATGGTGCATTCTCAATTGCTGGAGGTGGCGATACTTTAGCAGCAATTGATATGTTCGGTATTAAAGATAAAATCTCTTATATCTCAACTGGCGGTGGTGCTTTCCTAGAATTCGTTGAAGGAAAAGTTTTACCAGCGGTTGAAATCCTAGAAAAACGTGCAGCAGAAATGCAAGCATAA
- a CDS encoding YfhL family 4Fe-4S dicluster ferredoxin has product MALLITEKCTNCDMCLPECPNNAISVGDNIYEIDPNLCTECVGHYETPTCQKVCPISNCIKTDPDHQESQEMLWEKFVLIHHSDKL; this is encoded by the coding sequence ATGGCACTTTTAATTACAGAGAAATGCACAAATTGTGATATGTGTTTACCTGAGTGTCCTAATAATGCAATTAGTGTGGGGGATAATATTTATGAGATTGATCCTAACTTATGCACTGAATGTGTTGGACATTATGAAACACCAACTTGCCAAAAAGTTTGCCCTATCAGTAACTGTATTAAAACTGATCCCGATCATCAAGAATCGCAAGAAATGCTTTGGGAAAAGTTTGTTTTAATTCATCATAGCGATAAACTTTAA
- the upp gene encoding uracil phosphoribosyltransferase, with protein sequence MKLVEVKHPLVKHKLGLMRAGDISTKEFRALATEVGSLLTYEATQNLETEKVTINGWCGPVEIDQIKGKKVTVVPILRAGLGMMDGVLEHMPSARISVVGMYRNEETLEPVPYFQKLASDMDERLAIVVDPMLATGGSMIATIDLLKQHGCKQIKVLILVAAPEGLKALEAAHPDIEVYTASIDECLNEDGYILPGLGDAGDKIFGTK encoded by the coding sequence ATGAAATTAGTAGAAGTAAAACATCCCTTGGTCAAGCATAAACTCGGTTTAATGCGTGCTGGAGATATTTCCACCAAAGAATTCCGTGCATTAGCAACAGAAGTAGGAAGCTTATTAACTTATGAAGCTACTCAAAACTTAGAAACCGAGAAAGTTACCATTAATGGCTGGTGCGGTCCAGTAGAAATTGATCAAATCAAAGGGAAAAAAGTAACAGTTGTTCCAATTTTGCGCGCAGGTTTAGGCATGATGGACGGTGTACTTGAGCATATGCCAAGTGCACGTATTAGTGTCGTGGGTATGTATCGTAATGAGGAAACGCTTGAACCTGTACCTTATTTCCAAAAACTTGCAAGTGATATGGATGAGCGTCTTGCAATTGTGGTAGATCCGATGCTGGCAACGGGCGGTTCCATGATTGCAACTATTGATCTTTTAAAACAACACGGTTGCAAACAAATAAAAGTTCTGATTCTCGTTGCCGCTCCAGAAGGATTAAAAGCACTCGAAGCTGCTCATCCTGATATTGAAGTATATACAGCCTCTATCGATGAATGTTTAAATGAAGACGGCTATATTTTGCCAGGACTTGGCGATGCGGGTGATAAAATTTTTGGAACAAAATAA
- the secE gene encoding preprotein translocase subunit SecE: MATENQKKKQKQLAEIEQPKSTGLNKLLWVLVVVLIAVIAFCNIYFADSFATPIRIIAVIIGLLITLGIAAVTNQGAKARQFLKESKIELRRITWPTRPETMQTTLIVIGVTVAVSLILWGFDSIIVSTINFLTDLRF; the protein is encoded by the coding sequence ATGGCGACGGAAAATCAAAAAAAGAAACAAAAACAATTAGCTGAAATTGAACAACCAAAATCTACAGGGTTAAATAAACTTTTGTGGGTGCTTGTTGTTGTCCTTATCGCAGTTATCGCATTCTGCAACATTTATTTTGCAGATAGCTTTGCCACACCTATCCGTATTATTGCAGTAATTATTGGGTTACTTATCACCCTAGGTATTGCCGCAGTAACAAACCAAGGGGCAAAAGCACGTCAATTCTTAAAAGAATCAAAGATTGAATTACGAAGAATTACCTGGCCAACACGTCCAGAAACTATGCAAACGACTTTAATTGTTATAGGCGTAACCGTTGCCGTTTCCTTAATTTTATGGGGATTTGACAGCATCATCGTTTCAACAATTAACTTCTTGACAGATTTAAGGTTCTAA